A single region of the Labeo rohita strain BAU-BD-2019 chromosome 3, IGBB_LRoh.1.0, whole genome shotgun sequence genome encodes:
- the ifnphi1 gene encoding LOW QUALITY PROTEIN: interferon phi 1 (The sequence of the model RefSeq protein was modified relative to this genomic sequence to represent the inferred CDS: inserted 2 bases in 1 codon; deleted 2 bases in 1 codon), whose amino-acid sequence MYKPLLVWKRQRPXEYFGIGVNAPLANGSTDTALAKESLNLLEEMGGQYPENVRVPFPGSLYNLTEQAEVEDKVKFLILTSDHIISLMDATKHSVEWNTRTLQYFLKVLHRQSTELKECEDPYQKRPYKESYKKRINRHFRTLRKILKKEKYSAQAWQKIRRAVKTHLQRMNIIANSAKSSV is encoded by the exons ATGTATAAACCCCTTCTCGTTTGGAAACGTCAGCGACC CGAATACTTTGGAATCGG AGTCAATGCTCCGCTTGCAAATGGCTCGACCGATACAGCA CTGGCCAAAGAATCTCTGAATCTTCTTGAGGAAATG GGTGGACAATATCCTGAGAATGTCAGGGTGCCATTTCCAGGATCCTTGTACAACTTGACTGAACAAGCTGAG GTGGAGGACAAGGTGAAGTTTCTGATCTTGACCTCAGATCATATCATCAGCCTCATGGATGCCACAAAGCATTCAGTGGAGTGGAACACAAGGACCTTGCAATATTTCCTAAAAGTCCTGCACAGGCAGTCAACTGAGCTTAAAGAATGC GAGGACCCATACCAAAAGAGGCCATATAAGGAGTCTTACAAGAAAAGGATAAATAGGCACTTCAGGACTTTAAGGaagattttaaagaaagaa AAATATAGTGCTCAAGCATGGCAGAAGATCCGGAGAGCTGTGAAAACCCACCTTCAGAGGATGAACATCATCGCGAATAGCGCAAAATCATCAGTTTAA
- the ifnphi2 gene encoding interferon phi 2, which produces MALCKIIALLCPFLFFAQICSMPTNCTLRRDLVKRSHSLLENMGGLFPRECLRENVRITFPKSALQSNDSNQNIGVAKAKYKIMEHIDYLFANDSHPESWNQKKVEHLQNIVYRIVIYDYKCIMERKQRPVDDFPTREDALKTYFDKLATLLRNKDYSVCAWEMVRKELLHVLELMLKLK; this is translated from the exons atggcACTTTGTAAAATTATCGCTTTGCTGTGTCCATTTCTTTTCTTCGCCCAAATTTGTTCAATGCCAACGAACTGCACACTGCGGCGGGACCTCGTGAAAAGATCTCACAGTCTGCTTGAGAATatg GGAGGTCTTTTTCCTCGTGAATGCTTGAGAGAAAACGTCAGAATAACCTTCCCGAAATCTGCGCTGCAATCAAATGACTCCAATCAG AACATTGGTGTAGCAAAGGCAAAGTATAAAATCATGGAGCACATTGACTACCTGTTTGCTAACGATAGTCATCCAGAATCCTGGAACCAGAAGAAAGTGGAGCACCTCCAAAACATAGTTTATCGCATCGTAATTTACGACTACAAATGT ATTATGGAGAGAAAGCAGCGACCCGTGGATGATTTTCCCACAAGGGAAGATGCACTGAAAACCTACTTTGATAAACTGGCCACTCTCCTCAGAAACAAG GACTACAGTGTCTGCGCCTGGGAGATGGTTCGAAAAGAGCTCCTGCATGTTCTTGAACTTATGCTTAAACTTAAATAA